A genomic segment from Aspergillus puulaauensis MK2 DNA, chromosome 1, nearly complete sequence encodes:
- a CDS encoding glycoside hydrolase family 78 protein (CAZy:CBM67;~CAZy:GH78;~COG:S;~EggNog:ENOG410PIJS;~InterPro:IPR016007,IPR008928,IPR013783,IPR035396, IPR008902,IPR013737,IPR035398,IPR012341;~PFAM:PF17390,PF17389,PF05592,PF08531;~go_process: GO:0005975 - carbohydrate metabolic process [Evidence IEA]), producing the protein MTSQISISAPTVEQHPTGFGVGTATPRVSWRFLTTENCPRDWQQTSYEIQISRKDSEEETYSVTSDASVLVPWPSTPLKSRERARIRVRSFGRGEGQAQVEPTDWSPWTDVECSLLERDDWVALPITETREEVVDGPLRPIRIRKSFTLAGRGTIETARLYITSLGIYRAFINGKEVSDHCLAPGWTSYRYRLNYQTLDVAPFLNHEGPNVLAIEVAEGWYATRLGFKGGRRKLYGDRLAALAQLEIQFKSDPERFSLATDRTWSCQPSAIVKSEFYDGELYDAREDNRNWNKISLDETSSNPWGPVQELPFPSATLVSPDAPPVRITEEIKPVSVQRTPSGKTILDFGQNLVGRLRVRSINKPRGERLVFTHAEVLENGELGTRPLRIAKCSDEVVSAGGELVDWSPQYTFHGFRYVQVDGWDEDQSGPLLANFIAQVMHTDITRTGWFSCSHPMVNQLHQNALWSMRGNFVSIPTDCPQRDERLGWTGDIQIFGPSANFLYNTAGMLGEWLQDVAAEQFNDGKDGCVPPFVVPNVISEELWPPTPQAQWDDVVILGPWALYQSYGDIKILSRQYKSMLAWIDGGLQRGPDGLWDPEVWQLGDWLDPTAPPVEPGDARTNGTLVADAFLIRITSVISQISGILGQVADSKRFAEDLVQLKTTFQAKYIAQSGLLVGDSQTALSLAIMFDLHATPNQVKIAANRLVDLVRLAKFRVATGFAGTPIITHALTKGGHHQVAYRMLLEKGCPSWMYPITMGATTMWERWDSMLPDGSINPGEMTSFNHYAFGSIINWLHSTVAGISPISPGWKEINVQPIPGGTLDSAEATYNTPYGRLECRWSIQPSKELFILDLLIPPNSRALVTLPSDGHFTGQEQGRWVGSGQHHLSTPFNWDRYSSEWPPKRRIPFMRRPEPDSIA; encoded by the coding sequence ATGACTAGCCAGATATCTATTTCGGCACCCACAGTCGAGCAGCATCCCACTGGGTTCGGCGTGGGAACTGCCACTCCTCGAGTATCCTGGCGCTTCCTTACTACCGAGAACTGCCCGCGCGACTGGCAACAAACATCATACGAAATCCAGATTTCCCGTAAGGATTCGGAGGAAGAGACATACTCTGTTACCAGTGATGCCTCTGTTCTGGTTCCATGGCCAAGCACGCCGTTGAAATCCCGAGAACGAGCCCGCATACGAGTGCGCTCCTTCGGTCGCGGAGAGGGCCAGGCCCAGGTAGAGCCGACAGATTGGTCGCCCTGGACGGATGTTGAGTGCTCGCTACTCGAGAGAGACGACTGGGTTGCACTTCCTATTACAGAGACGAGGGAAGAAGTTGTCGACGGCCCACTACGCCCCATACGCATCAGGAAATCATTTACTCTCGCCGGCAGGGGAACCATCGAGACGGCTCGGCTTTATATCACAAGTTTAGGAATTTACCGAGCCTTCATTAACGGCAAAGAGGTTAGCGATCACTGTCTCGCCCCGGGTTGGACAAGTTATCGTTATCGCCTGAACTACCAAACCCTGGATGTTGCGCCGTTTCTCAACCACGAGGGACCCAACGTACTCGCCATCGAAGTCGCAGAGGGCTGGTATGCAACGCGCCTAGGCTTCAAgggtggaagaaggaagcTGTACGGGGACAGACTCGCTGCCCTTGCTCAGCTTGAAATTCAATTTAAATCTGACCCTGAACGGTTTTCTCTGGCCACGGATCGCACCTGGTCTTGCCAGCCGAGCGCAATCGTGAAGAGCGAATTCTACGACGGTGAGCTCTATGATGCGCGTGAAGACAACCGTAACTGGAACAAAATCTCTCTCGACGAGACAAGCAGCAATCCCTGGGGGCCAGTTCAAGAACTCCCTTTTCCGTCTGCTACCCTGGTCTCACCGGATGCGCCGCCTGTCCGAATCACAGAAGAGATCAAACCGGTGTCAGTTCAACGAACCCCGTCCGGAAAGACCATTCTGGATTTCGGTCAGAACCTTGTCGGTCGACTGCGCGTCCGCTCAATAAACAAACCGCGTGGGGAACGGCTTGTTTTCACGCATGCTGAAGTGCTGGAAAATGGAGAACTCGGGACTCGACCATTGCGTATCGCGAAATGCTCGGATGAAGTAGTTTCTGCCGGAGGTGAGCTGGTCGATTGGTCACCGCAATACACCTTTCACGGTTTTAGATATGTACAAGTTGATGGCTGGGATGAAGACCAGAGTGGCCCCTTGCTTGCGAACTTTATTGCGCAGGTGATGCACACTGATATAACCCGCACTGGATGGTTCTCGTGCTCACACCCTATGGTAAATCAACTCCATCAGAACGCGTTGTGGAGCATGCGTGGCAATTTTGTTTCTATTCCGACCGACTGTCCCCAGCGTGATGAGCGCCTCGGCTGGACCGGTGATATTCAGATCTTTGGTCCCTCTGCCAATTTCCTCTACAACACTGCCGGGATGCTGGGCGAATGGCTTCAGGATGTAGCGGCCGAACAGTTTAATGATGGCAAAGACGGCTGTGTTCCTCCATTTGTTGTCCCGAATGTCATCTCTGAGGAGCTTTGGCCTCCAACGCCACAGGCACAGTGGGATGATGTGGTGATATTGGGCCCGTGGGCTTTGTATCAGTCTTACGGTGATATCAAGATCCTGAGTCGACAGTACAAGAGTATGTTGGCGTGGATTGATGGGGGTCTCCAGCGTGGCCCTGATGGCCTCTGGGATCCGGAGGTGTGGCAGTTGGGCGACTGGCTGGACCCGACTGCACCGCCGGTAGAGCCTGGAGATGCGCGGACGAACGGGACATTGGTGGCAGATGCATTCCTAATACGCATCACCTCAGTTATATCACAGATCAGTGGTATTCTGGGACAAGTCGCTGATTCGAAGCGATTCGCGGAAGACCTGGTACAGTTAAAGACTACCTTTCAAGCCAAGTACATCGCTCAGTCCGGCCTTCTTGTCGGGGACAGTCAAACGGCATTGAGCCTTGCAATTATGTTTGACTTGCATGCTACCCCCAACCAAGTGAAGATTGCAGCAAACCGCCTGGTTGACTTGGTACGGTTGGCAAAATTCCGGGTGGCCACTGGGTTTGCAGGGACTCCAATTATCACCCATGCCCTCACGAAGGGAGGCCATCATCAGGTTGCTTATCGGATGTTGCTCGAGAAGGGCTGTCCATCTTGGATGTACCCTATCACAATGGGCGCAACAACCATGTGGGAACGCTGGGACAGTATGCTTCCTGACGGCTCCATCAACCCAGGGGAGATGACCAGCTTCAATCACTATGCCTTTGGATCAATCATCAATTGGCTTCACAGCACTGTAGCCGGCATCAGTCCCATCTCACCCGGGTGGAAAGAAATCAATGTCCAACCAATTCCTGGCGGTACTCTTGATTCCGCGGAGGCGACTTACAATACGCCCTATGGACGACTGGAATGTCGATGGTCCATTCAACCTAGCAAGGAACTATTCATACTAGACCTCTTGATTCCACCGAATTCCCGAGCATTGGTAACTCTTCCTAGTGATGGCCATTTCACCGGACAGGAGCAGGGGAGGTGGGTAGGGTCTGGGCAGCATCACCTCTCAACACCGTTTAACTGGGACCGGTACAGCAGTGAATGGCCACCAAAACGCAGGATTCCCTTTATGCGTCGACCAGAGCCAGACAGTATTGCttga
- a CDS encoding uncharacterized protein (COG:C;~EggNog:ENOG410PJ9J;~InterPro:IPR015590,IPR029510,IPR016161,IPR016162, IPR016163;~PFAM:PF00171;~go_function: GO:0016491 - oxidoreductase activity [Evidence IEA];~go_function: GO:0016620 - oxidoreductase activity, acting on the aldehyde or oxo group of donors, NAD or NADP as acceptor [Evidence IEA];~go_process: GO:0055114 - oxidation-reduction process [Evidence IEA]), translated as MPVCAGTGWNYPLGIASWKLGPALACGNTVVIKSSEQTPLSILYFANLVADAGFPPGVVNIINGHGSEAGAALVQHPQVDKVAFTGSTATGKQIMNLASRTLKNITLETGGKSPLIIFDDADLQNAVHAAYFGAMGNMGQICTATSRVFVHERIYDSFMDAFVAHATRISVIGDPFDSRTSHGSQVSKQQFDKILAYVQAAKEEGATVIAGGTVAENRPNNKGFFISPTVVGDARPEMRVYREEIFGPFGVFVKFKDEEEVVKMANDTDYGLAAAICTRDNTRIHRIVPKLKAGMVSVNATNNSDFRVPFGGVKQSGIGRELGQAGLEAYSNIKAVLMNIA; from the exons ATGCCAGTCTGTGCGGGCACAGG GTGGAACTATCCCCTTGGAATAGCCTCATGGAAGCTTGGGCCTGCCCTTGCGTGCGGCAATACTGTCGTCATCAAATCTTCAGAGCAAACACCGCTGTCTATTCTGTACTTCGCGAACTTGGTCGCCGACGCCGGATTCCCGCCCGGGGTGGTTAATATCATTAATGGGCATGGGTCTGAAGCTGGCGCCGCCCTTGTCCAGCATCCTCAGGTTGATAAAGTTGCCTTTACCGGGAGCACGGCTACTGGAAAGCAGATTATGAATCTAGCAAGCAGGACCTTGAAGAATATTACTCTGGAAACTGGCGGGAAAAGTCCTCTTATCATCTTTGATGACGCAGATCTTCAAAACGCCGTTCATGCCGCTTACTTCGGCGCGATGGGGAATATGGGCCAGATATGCACGGCGACGTCTCGGGTCTTCGTGCACGAGCGTATCTATGACTCTTTTATGGATGCATTCGTTGCTCATGCCACCAGGATCAGTGTTATTGGCGACCCGTTTGATAGTCGTACGTCCCACGGATCCCAGGTTTCGAAACAGCAGTTCGACAAGATCCTTGCGTACGTCCAGGCTGCAAAGGAAGAAGGGGCTACTGTTATTGCTGGTGGCACAGTGGCAGAAAACAGACCGAATAACAAGGGTTTCTTCATTTCACCGACCGTTGTGGGAGACGCCCGGCCTGAGATGCGCGTGTACCGAGAGGAGATATTCGGGCCATTTGGCGTCTTTGTCAAGTTtaaggatgaagaggaggttgtCAAAATGGCCAATGATACGGACTATGGTCTCGCTGCTGCCATCTGTACTCGCGACAACACCAGGATCCACCGGATTGTACCGAAGCTCAAGGCTGGGATGGTTTCTGTCAATGCTACCAATAATAGTGATTTTCGGGTCCCATTTGGTGGCGTTAAACAGAGCGGCATTGGGAGGGAACTCGGGCAGGCTGGTCTGGAAGCATATTCCAACATCAAGGCTGTTCTGATGAACATTGCTTAG
- a CDS encoding sugar porter family MFS transporter (COG:G;~EggNog:ENOG410PUT2;~InterPro:IPR005829,IPR005828,IPR003663,IPR036259, IPR020846;~PFAM:PF00083,PF07690;~TransMembrane:11 (n4-15c24/25o48-70i82-104o110-127i139-158o170-193i262-280o300-318i330-352o364-387i394-418o430-449i);~go_component: GO:0016020 - membrane [Evidence IEA];~go_component: GO:0016021 - integral component of membrane [Evidence IEA];~go_function: GO:0022857 - transmembrane transporter activity [Evidence IEA];~go_process: GO:0055085 - transmembrane transport [Evidence IEA]), with the protein MGSLYVVLIACVVAIGGFTYGVDSGIIATTLGHDTIKYAMLGPTGTNAALTGAIVSLYNVGQAIGTFGAGYSANRFSRRWTICGSALISIVGAVLQCAAVNAGMMIAGRFFAGVGCGIILTVVPIYIAEVSPPEKRGMIVGLQGFMIAMGFFAANWIGYGGDAANGDSQWRIPLAMQIPAPLALAVGCCFVPYSPRWLVQQERYEEAQAVLRVIHGQDDHNDDRAMQELSEIRNQIGAESATATGFLTAITSLFSRKYLHRTLLACFLLVMGQFSGSQVIQNYQGTFYAAVGFTGRTSLLISGIYGIMGVLGQVIYLFCAADKWPRTRTLWVGSIFLSAMIAICMALSAVYGDEDNSNVNGARAAIAMIFLYSCGYAVFFNATIWVVPSELFPFFLRSTGMGLGVFSKSVAAIVLSQITPTAMENVGWRYYALFIATNLAAALVYFFLLPETGGKTLEEIAELFGDSVAISPSKINDDLPSTEVNANKDSRSMHVEKVA; encoded by the exons ATGGGTTCCCTTTACGTTGTTCTGATTGCTTGTGTTGTCGCCATAGGCGGGTTTACATATGGAGTGGACTCAG GGATCATCGCGACCACTTTGGGCCATGACACAATCAAATATGCCATGTTGGGACCGACAGGTACGAATGCGGCCTTGACAG GTGCCATCGTATCTCTCTATAACGTTGGGCAGGCCATTGGGACTTTTGGGGCAGGATACTCGGCCAATCGATTCAGCCGACGGTGGACGATCTGCGGAAGCGCGTTAATTT CTATCGTTGGAGCCGTGCTTCAATGCGCAGCCGTGAACGCCGGAATGATGATAGCTGGACGCTTCTTCGCTGGCGTCGGCTGtggcatcatcctcaccgTCGTTCCCATATACATTGCCGAAGTCTCCCCTCCTGAGAAGCGAGGAATGATCGTGGGACTGCAGGGTTTCATGATTGCCATGGGTTTCTTCGCAGCCAACTGGATAGGCTACGGAGGGGATGCCGCGAATGGTGATTCACAATGGCGGATACCGTTGGCTATGCAAATACCAGCGCCACTCGCTTTGGCGGTTGGTTGCTGCTTCGTCCCTTATAGTCCGAGATGGT TGGTCCAGCAGGAGCGTTACGAGGAAGCGCAAGCCGTCTTACGAGTCATTCATGGTCAGGACGACCATAACGACGACCGGGCGATGCAAGAACTCAGTGAAATCCGAAATCAAATCGGAGCCGAATCGGCCACTGCAACCGGTTTTTTGACTGCCATCACAAGTCTGTTTTCGCGGAAATACCTGCACCGCACACTGCTCGCCTGCTTTCTACTTGTCATGGGCCAGTTCAGCGGGTCGCAGGTCATTCAAAACTATCAGGGAACATTTTATGCCGCTGTTGGTTTTACTGGACGGACATCACTCCTGATCAGCGGGATATACGGAATCATGGGTGTATTGGGCCAAGTTATCTATCTCTTTTGCGCCGCGGACAAGTGGCCGCGCACCCGCACACTCTGGGTCGGCTCTATATTCCTGTCGGCGATGATTGCTATCTGCATGGCGTTATCCGCGGTGTACGGAGACGAAGATAACAGCAATGTGAATGGGGCCAGGGCAGCAATCGCCATGATCTTCCTCTACTCGTGTGGATACGCCGTGTTCTTCAATGCCACTATCTGGGTCGTGCCTTCCGAGCTGTTTCCGTTCTTCCTGCGCTCAACCGGGATGGGCCTTGGTGTTTTCTCCAAGTCTGTGGCTGCCATCGTGCTTTCGCAAATCACACCAACTGCAATGGAGAACGTTGGTTGGAGGTACTATGCCCTCTTCATTGCCACTAACCTTGCCGCTGCGCTCGTCTATTTCTTCTTGCTTCCAGAGACGGGTGGTAAGACACTCGAAGAAATAGCTGAACTGTTCGGAGACAGTGTTGCCATCAGTCCTTCGAAGATAAACGATGACCTGCCATCCACGGAGGTGAATGCAAACAAAGACTCCAGATCGATGCATGTGGAAAAGGTAGCGTAA
- a CDS encoding putative C6 transcription factor (COG:K;~EggNog:ENOG410Q2SB;~InterPro:IPR001138,IPR007219,IPR036864;~PFAM:PF04082;~go_function: GO:0000981 - DNA-binding transcription factor activity, RNA polymerase II-specific [Evidence IEA];~go_function: GO:0003677 - DNA binding [Evidence IEA];~go_function: GO:0008270 - zinc ion binding [Evidence IEA];~go_process: GO:0006351 - transcription, DNA-templated [Evidence IEA];~go_process: GO:0006355 - regulation of transcription, DNA-templated [Evidence IEA]), with product MSTDLRRPRAGACVTCRSRKRRCIPSSTGDACQLCHSLSRPCSLSVPPARRDIDGGYPRASEDTGPSNASEDPLTGLTSRQIWIELVHLYFRFIHDIPHTIFHEPTFLRRLDEGTAPMIHVYAMCALAARFSSNPVFDGTAPCDRGKVFATEAVRLSQPYMISPSLETVQGFLLIGYFLSGEGNVDGKHIYIGLARLHAERLSLGDNASAVHEEEYRRSWLSIHVASHWSAWDMAMEPMSLPQEPDFMPNIDDATFHTVSAEVLNANYVQDSPRCDMWAQMARTLGIYAKVNTLMRQLSCDKISFADYCAQAAEVELALDEWAANLPPRLAWNFDNLMFLAGRRLGQIYLAMHIGYFHFKQMLLFPFLDARAARNSRPDHAFKCKDSAAVVSSILQYSRNIKHCELDYFIYGHIGVVSSCVHLHTLLFSDDYRELPMVRQRLVSNFQYLMTVKSYWPIVEHYTTHLRTFQNSCRDSMSDPFVLDNWMARFLIEHSSLLSERQLAPHAEPGTSIQPDHKSSSGNATPARPSIEFLTAQGSENNEAMVTLEEPAQWDDLSRLLHDQEITGEALINSALSWLLDDRYDSNQVTPT from the exons ATGTCAACCGACCTGAGAAGGCCCAGAGCCGGGGCCTGCGTCACTTGCCG CTCTAGAAAACGTCGCTGCATCCCATCCTCCACCGGAGACGCCTGCCAACTCTGCCATTCACTCTCACGACCCTGCAGCCTGAGTGTTCCGCCGGCCAGAAGAGACATCGATGGCGGATACCCCCGAGCCAGCGAGGATACTGGTCCGTCGAACGCGTCGGAAGATCCCCTCACGGGATTGACATCACGGCAAATATGGATCGAGCTGGTTCACCTCTACTTTCGCTTCATCCACGATATCCCCCACACCATATTCCACGAGCCCACATTTCTGCGTCGCCTCGATGAAGGTACGGCACCGATGATACATGTTTATGCGATGTGTGCGTTGGCTGCGAG ATTCTCCAGTAATCCAGTATTCGACGGGACCGCCCCCTGTGATCGCGGAAAGGTCTTCGCTACCGAAGCAGTTCGTCTCAGCCAGCCGTACATGATATCCCCGAGCTTGGAAACCGTCCAAGGATTCCTATTGATAGGATACTTTCTCAGTGGGGAGGGAAATGTCGATGGGAAACACATTTATATAGGATTGGCTCGGTTACACGCAGAGAGGCTGTCACTTGGCGATAACGCTAGTGCTGTACATGAGGAGGAATACCGGCGGAGTTGGCTGTCAATCCACGTGGCAAGCCATTGGTCGGCCTGggatatggccatggaacCTATGAGTCTACCTCAAGAGCCGGACTTCATGCCGAATATTGACGATGCGACGTTTCACACTGTCAGCGCAGAGGTGCTGAATGCCAACTACGTGCAAGATTCTCCCCGCTGTGATATGTGGGCTCAGATGGCACGCACTCTTGGCATATATGCGAAAGTAAACACTCTGATGCGACAGCTTAGCTGCGACAAGATCTCGTTTGCCGACTACTGCGCGCAAGCAGCCGAAGTGGAACTTGCGTTGGATGAGTGGGCGGCGAATCTGCCCCCAAGACTGGCCTGGAATTTCGACAATCTCATGTTCCTGGCAGGAAGGAGGCTCGGACAAATATACCTCGCGATGCATATCGGCTACTTTCATTTCAAGCAGAtgcttcttttccccttcctgGATgcgagagcagcgaggaACTCGAGGCCGGATCATGCATTCAAGTGTAAGGATAGTGCGGCCGTTGTTTCGTCTATTCTACAGTACTCTAGGAACATCAAGCACTGCGAATTGGACTACTTCATTTACGGCCATATTGGGGTGGTCAGCTCATGCGTTCACCTCCACACTCTGCTATTCAGCGACGACTACCGCGAGCTTCCAATGGTGCGCCAGCGCCTGGTGTCGAACTTTCAGTATCTTATGACCGTGAAATCATATTGGCCTATCGTCGAACACTAT ACTACCCATCTGCGTACATTCCAGAACTCCTGCAGAGACTCAATGTCGGATCCGTTTGTGCTTGACAACTGGATGGCTCGTTTCCTGATCGAACACTCCTCACTTCTGTCGGAGAGGCAGCTGGCTCCGCACGCGGAACCTGGCACATCTATACAGCCTGATCATAAAAGTAGCTCTGGGAATGCTACCCCTGCGCGTCCAAGTATCGAATTTCTTACGGCCCAGGGAAGCGAAAACAATGAAGCGATGGTTACATTGGAGGAACCCGCTCAGTGGGATGACCTTTCTCGATTACTGCATGATCAGGAGATAACTGGGGAGGCCCTGATTAACAGCGCCTTGAGCTGGCTACTAGATGACCGCTACGATAGCAACCAAGTCACCCCGACATGA